A genomic window from Flintibacter sp. KGMB00164 includes:
- a CDS encoding TetR/AcrR family transcriptional regulator, with amino-acid sequence MIQDTQDRRVRRTRMRLQQAMLELLKEKDARSITVRELTQRADVNRGTFYAHYKDVFDLLDQMEQDLFQRLTQLLSSYSTQDLQRGLTPLLTDVFRFVRDDPVLRLAFLDQRTQDSFFRRLDQLIYKKCQEDWQGLFLPVDQQLWNCCLDFLVSGAVGLARGWMVRGFQEEPEQVAQLANRLILNGLSLS; translated from the coding sequence ATGATCCAGGACACCCAGGACCGCCGGGTTCGCCGCACCCGGATGCGCCTGCAGCAGGCCATGCTGGAGCTGCTGAAAGAGAAGGACGCCCGCTCCATTACCGTGCGTGAACTGACCCAGCGTGCCGACGTGAACCGGGGCACCTTCTACGCCCACTACAAGGATGTATTCGATCTGCTGGACCAGATGGAGCAGGACCTGTTTCAGCGTTTGACCCAGCTGTTGTCCTCCTATTCCACCCAAGATTTGCAGCGGGGGCTCACCCCCCTGCTCACCGACGTGTTCCGCTTTGTCCGGGACGATCCGGTGCTGCGGCTGGCCTTTTTGGACCAGCGCACCCAGGACTCCTTTTTCCGGCGGCTGGACCAGCTGATTTATAAAAAGTGCCAGGAGGACTGGCAGGGGCTGTTTCTGCCCGTAGACCAGCAGCTGTGGAACTGCTGCCTGGACTTTTTGGTGTCGGGCGCGGTGGGACTGGCCCGTGGCTGGATGGTCCGGGGTTTTCAAGAGGAGCCGGAGCAGGTGGCCCAACTGGCCAACCGGCTGATCCTGAACGGTCTTTCCCTGTCTTAA